One genomic region from Nostoc sphaeroides encodes:
- a CDS encoding proton extrusion protein PcxA has protein sequence MKNSFARTANLLRQNIKDYLRSLNIWFLDTPERALLEAQQASERIKNIEIEHFEGKKISSQSVNYTENVMSYWQGYLDNNLTTIKVRLIEFKLSRKILNLSNHVLLEKLKIIDEVVEKYAIKHEMISTKALFSTSQTLQINQSKINKHPSSNIIINIINNNNNNNIRPKPPSHQTRFLSRSMGERINRIKADITPQTEEEFVRNHRISKNRTRIAIRFILTLIIVPFLTQQLSKDFLVYPILERSRENNINQIFINSDMEKEALHELHNYQQSLMFKYLLNQAPPISSEVIKEKIKNKAVEIAEEFHRKDNSTISNVFADLISLIFFSIIVIISKREIVIIKSFLDNIVYGLSDSAKAFLIILFTDIFVGFHSPEGWEVILEGLAEHLGLPTNRNIIFFFIATFPVILNTIFKYWIFRYLSRLSPSALATLKEMDEGN, from the coding sequence ATGAAAAATTCCTTCGCCAGAACAGCAAATTTACTTCGCCAAAATATCAAAGATTATTTGCGATCGCTTAACATTTGGTTTTTAGATACACCAGAAAGGGCACTCTTAGAAGCTCAACAAGCATCTGAGAGAATTAAAAACATTGAGATAGAACATTTTGAAGGCAAGAAAATCTCTTCACAATCAGTAAATTATACTGAAAATGTGATGTCTTATTGGCAAGGATACCTCGATAATAATTTAACTACTATCAAAGTAAGACTTATAGAGTTTAAGCTTAGTCGCAAAATTTTAAATCTCTCTAATCACGTATTGTTAGAAAAATTGAAAATTATTGATGAAGTTGTCGAAAAATACGCTATAAAACATGAAATGATTAGCACCAAGGCGTTATTCTCAACTTCTCAAACACTACAAATTAACCAGAGCAAAATAAACAAACATCCATCATCTAATATTATTATTAATATTATTAATAATAATAATAATAATAATATCCGACCTAAACCTCCATCTCATCAAACTAGATTCTTATCCAGGTCAATGGGTGAAAGAATTAATAGAATCAAAGCAGATATTACACCGCAGACGGAAGAAGAGTTTGTCAGAAATCACCGAATTTCTAAAAATAGGACAAGAATTGCCATAAGATTTATACTAACGTTAATCATTGTACCATTTTTAACTCAGCAGTTATCTAAAGACTTTTTAGTATATCCTATCTTAGAAAGAAGCAGAGAAAACAATATAAATCAAATTTTTATTAATTCTGATATGGAAAAAGAAGCTCTCCATGAATTACATAATTATCAGCAAAGCCTGATGTTTAAATATTTACTAAATCAAGCGCCACCAATTTCTTCAGAAGTAATAAAAGAAAAGATAAAAAACAAAGCCGTTGAAATAGCTGAGGAATTTCACAGAAAAGATAATAGTACTATTAGTAATGTATTTGCCGATTTAATTTCACTAATTTTTTTTAGTATAATTGTCATCATAAGCAAAAGAGAAATTGTGATTATTAAATCTTTTCTAGATAATATTGTTTATGGACTAAGCGATAGTGCGAAGGCTTTTTTAATTATTCTCTTTACAGACATATTCGTAGGATTTCACTCACCAGAGGGGTGGGAGGTTATTCTTGAAGGATTAGCAGAACATTTAGGACTGCCGACTAATAGAAATATAATATTTTTCTTTATCGCTACATTTCCGGTGATTTTAAACACTATCTTTAAATACTGGATATTCCGCTATCTGAGTCGCTTATCACCGTCGGCATTAGCTACATTAAAAGAGATGGACGAGGGTAATTGA
- a CDS encoding tRNA-(ms[2]io[6]A)-hydroxylase, with translation MLTQLPTINALKQPTSFAWVEQAIANLDIILLDHSHCERKAAGVALNMMFRYPSNTKMVRELTAIAREELEHFELVNQWLERRNIPLAPLPPPPYGAGLRATVRPKEPERFLDSLLVTGLIEARSHERLGLLAAHCPEPELAKFYRGLMASEARHYGIYWVLAATYFDKEIVMQRLDELAIVESELLATLHPEPRIHS, from the coding sequence GTGCTTACTCAGTTACCGACTATCAACGCCCTGAAACAACCCACTAGCTTTGCTTGGGTTGAACAAGCGATCGCTAATTTAGATATCATCTTACTCGACCACTCCCACTGTGAACGCAAAGCAGCAGGCGTAGCCTTGAACATGATGTTTCGCTACCCTTCCAATACTAAAATGGTTCGGGAACTAACTGCGATCGCCCGCGAAGAACTAGAACACTTTGAGCTAGTTAACCAATGGTTAGAACGCCGGAATATTCCCCTAGCTCCCTTACCACCGCCTCCCTACGGCGCTGGTTTAAGAGCTACTGTCCGCCCTAAAGAACCTGAGCGATTCCTGGATTCCTTACTAGTCACTGGTTTAATAGAAGCTCGCTCTCACGAACGCCTGGGACTATTAGCTGCTCACTGTCCAGAGCCAGAGTTAGCAAAATTTTATCGTGGACTAATGGCATCCGAAGCGCGTCACTACGGTATATATTGGGTTTTAGCTGCTACTTATTTCGACAAAGAAATTGTCATGCAACGGCTTGATGAATTAGCAATTGTCGAAAGTGAGTTGCTGGCGACTTTGCATCCAGAACCTAGAATTCACAGTTAG
- a CDS encoding VOC family protein, with product MKLQLTHLRLLVSNYKDSFLFYRDLLKFDVDWGDEDSGYAEFNTGYLKLGLFKKELMAEVVPRIEQPSYIANRDKIVLIFAVDNVDEVYEQVKDQNAIVVTQPQDRPDWGIRTAHFRDPDGNLIEIYNNLGIVS from the coding sequence ATGAAGCTTCAGTTAACACACCTGAGACTGCTTGTCTCCAACTACAAAGATTCTTTTCTGTTCTACCGGGATCTGCTGAAATTTGATGTTGATTGGGGCGATGAAGATAGCGGATATGCTGAGTTTAATACCGGATATCTCAAGCTGGGTTTGTTCAAAAAAGAATTAATGGCTGAAGTAGTCCCCAGAATTGAACAACCTTCATACATTGCCAATCGAGATAAAATTGTCTTGATTTTCGCAGTCGATAACGTGGATGAGGTCTATGAGCAAGTAAAAGATCAGAATGCGATCGTTGTAACTCAACCACAAGATCGCCCCGACTGGGGAATCCGCACAGCTCATTTTCGCGATCCTGATGGCAATCTCATCGAAATCTACAACAATCTGGGAATTGTCAGTTAA
- a CDS encoding alkaline phosphatase PhoX, with amino-acid sequence MTFSRRKFFAVAGTTAVGTLMVSPMEGLLSRQAFGRKLGKGYGPLVPDPNGLLDLPGGFKYRTFSLTGELMNDGTKVPGGHDGMAAFPGPRNTVILVRNHELSPTSETQVQGPNPYDPFCKGGTTNLVVGSNRQLIKHFTSLSGTYRNCAGGLTPWGSWISCEENTSTPTSFPLGDRNYVSKFHGYNFEVPASTTTAVKPEPLIAMGRFNHEAVAVDPKTGIVYETEDRGDSLFYRFIPKERGKLEKGGTLQALKFKDIFQAQTFADFPKRKPMKVEWVTITEPNPPEDTVRVEGFAKGAAQFARGEGIWYGDGEFYFCCTSGGALGLGQVWRYIPAKETIELFVESTSAAELENPDNIVVSPYGDLILCEDGDDQQFLVGVTPKGELYQFARNAINDSEFAGACFSPDGKTLFVNIQTPGITFAIWGPWTSHRG; translated from the coding sequence ATGACATTCTCAAGACGTAAATTCTTTGCAGTAGCAGGTACAACTGCTGTCGGCACTTTGATGGTGTCTCCTATGGAAGGTCTTCTGTCCAGACAAGCTTTTGGTCGAAAATTAGGTAAAGGATATGGGCCACTTGTACCAGATCCCAATGGCTTATTAGATTTACCAGGCGGATTTAAGTATCGAACTTTTTCTCTAACAGGTGAACTCATGAACGATGGCACTAAAGTGCCTGGTGGTCATGATGGGATGGCGGCTTTTCCCGGCCCCAGAAATACAGTTATTCTGGTTCGCAATCACGAACTTAGCCCTACATCTGAGACACAAGTCCAAGGGCCAAATCCTTATGATCCATTTTGCAAAGGTGGCACAACAAACTTAGTTGTTGGGTCTAATCGCCAACTAATCAAACACTTCACTTCTCTAAGTGGAACCTATCGTAACTGTGCAGGTGGACTAACTCCTTGGGGTTCATGGATTAGTTGTGAAGAAAACACCTCCACTCCTACTTCGTTTCCGCTAGGCGATAGAAACTATGTCTCGAAGTTCCACGGCTATAACTTTGAAGTTCCAGCTAGTACCACTACTGCTGTGAAGCCTGAGCCTCTAATAGCTATGGGAAGATTTAACCATGAAGCTGTTGCCGTAGACCCCAAAACTGGAATTGTCTATGAAACAGAAGACCGGGGAGATAGTCTCTTTTACCGTTTCATTCCAAAAGAACGTGGCAAGTTAGAAAAAGGAGGCACTCTTCAAGCTTTAAAATTCAAGGATATCTTTCAAGCACAAACCTTTGCGGATTTCCCCAAGCGGAAGCCGATGAAAGTGGAATGGGTGACGATTACTGAGCCAAATCCCCCTGAAGATACTGTACGAGTAGAAGGTTTCGCAAAAGGAGCAGCCCAGTTTGCTCGTGGGGAAGGTATCTGGTATGGTGACGGTGAATTTTATTTTTGCTGCACAAGTGGTGGTGCTTTAGGGCTTGGTCAAGTCTGGCGCTATATTCCGGCTAAAGAGACAATTGAACTGTTTGTAGAGTCTACATCTGCTGCCGAACTGGAAAATCCAGATAACATAGTTGTTTCACCTTACGGCGATCTCATTCTTTGTGAAGATGGAGATGATCAGCAGTTCCTAGTAGGTGTTACTCCAAAGGGTGAACTCTATCAATTCGCCCGTAATGCTATCAATGACAGTGAGTTCGCTGGTGCTTGCTTCTCACCTGATGGTAAGACTTTGTTTGTCAACATCCAAACTCCTGGTATTACTTTCGCAATTTGGGGCCCTTGGACAAGTCATAGAGGCTAA
- a CDS encoding GNAT family N-acetyltransferase, giving the protein MKNYYQDFLIRDWVKSDRTRAAEVISYVLSEYGLGWEPKGADQDVLRVEEYYLATGGEFWVIEHQSQLVGTGAYYPIKRGKKAVEIRKMYLLPSIRGLGLGKYLLQQLEAAIAERGFEQIWIETASVLVEAVKLYESNGYTPATGVKTTRCDRVYVKSLHNGYEL; this is encoded by the coding sequence ATGAAAAACTATTATCAAGATTTTTTAATTCGTGATTGGGTGAAAAGCGATCGCACAAGAGCCGCCGAAGTCATCAGTTATGTATTATCAGAATACGGTCTGGGTTGGGAACCAAAGGGCGCTGACCAAGATGTGCTGCGAGTCGAGGAATATTATTTAGCTACTGGGGGAGAGTTTTGGGTAATTGAACACCAAAGCCAGTTAGTCGGTACTGGAGCATACTACCCCATAAAACGTGGCAAAAAAGCTGTAGAAATCCGCAAAATGTATCTTTTGCCCAGCATCAGGGGTTTAGGATTAGGGAAATATTTGTTACAACAGCTAGAAGCAGCGATCGCAGAGCGTGGTTTTGAGCAAATTTGGATTGAAACCGCCAGCGTTTTAGTCGAAGCAGTCAAGCTCTATGAAAGCAACGGCTACACTCCAGCAACGGGAGTAAAAACAACAAGGTGCGATCGCGTGTATGTTAAATCACTCCACAACGGTTATGAGTTATGA
- a CDS encoding ComF family protein gives MHTWIKNLTGLLNLFLQSHCPLCQRATSQEFCHNCTRQLQKCQRQDPISLWQKPIPVFGWGEYGGPVKRAIAAMKYENQPQIARPLGHWLGEAWLLNSPSRDSQPVVVPIPLHPSKQKQRKYNQAALIAQSFCEITGLKLKVNGLARVRETEAQFGLSVSKREKNLANAFAVGQEFRHRPPNVPVLLVDDIYTTGATARSAVETLRQYGIVVLGLVAVATAVKDG, from the coding sequence ATGCACACTTGGATTAAAAATCTTACAGGCTTACTCAATCTTTTTCTCCAATCCCATTGCCCTTTGTGCCAACGTGCAACCTCGCAAGAATTCTGTCATAATTGCACCAGACAACTGCAAAAATGTCAACGTCAAGATCCAATTTCTTTGTGGCAAAAGCCAATACCAGTATTTGGCTGGGGGGAGTATGGTGGCCCCGTGAAACGGGCGATCGCAGCGATGAAATACGAAAATCAACCCCAAATAGCTCGTCCTTTAGGTCACTGGTTAGGAGAAGCATGGTTGTTAAATTCACCAAGCCGAGATAGCCAGCCTGTAGTAGTTCCCATCCCACTCCACCCTAGCAAGCAAAAGCAACGTAAATACAATCAAGCCGCACTCATAGCCCAAAGCTTCTGCGAAATCACTGGATTAAAATTGAAAGTAAACGGTTTAGCAAGAGTGCGAGAAACTGAAGCGCAATTTGGTTTATCGGTATCTAAACGAGAAAAAAACTTGGCTAACGCTTTCGCTGTTGGACAAGAATTTCGCCATCGTCCCCCAAATGTCCCAGTGCTGTTAGTGGACGATATTTATACTACTGGTGCTACTGCTAGGTCTGCGGTGGAAACACTTCGTCAGTATGGAATTGTGGTTTTAGGATTAGTAGCAGTAGCCACTGCCGTCAAAGACGGATAA
- a CDS encoding PPC domain-containing protein — MNKVFAAGLKQLIIIPATLLAINISTSAAFAQNKFYSPIPLSNSTEFSDRLSDKDIPTGQGGFARDYTVKLEKGDNLAVDLSSENFDSIITLLAPDGSTLAENDDGPDGSSNSLLFTRIVETGNYVIRVRSFGETGIGAFKLKVTKLQPIK, encoded by the coding sequence ATGAATAAAGTTTTTGCGGCAGGTTTAAAACAACTTATCATCATTCCTGCCACATTGCTGGCAATAAATATAAGTACAAGTGCAGCTTTTGCTCAAAATAAGTTCTATAGTCCAATTCCTTTATCTAACAGTACTGAATTTTCCGATCGCCTCTCAGACAAAGATATTCCCACAGGTCAAGGTGGGTTTGCCCGTGATTATACAGTGAAGTTAGAAAAGGGCGATAATTTAGCAGTTGACCTGTCATCAGAAAACTTTGACAGCATAATCACCCTGCTAGCACCTGATGGATCGACTTTAGCAGAAAATGATGATGGCCCTGATGGTAGTAGCAATTCCCTACTATTTACTCGCATCGTAGAGACAGGGAATTATGTGATTCGTGTCCGGTCTTTTGGAGAAACTGGAATTGGGGCTTTTAAACTCAAGGTGACAAAGCTGCAACCGATTAAATGA
- the cobS gene encoding adenosylcobinamide-GDP ribazoletransferase yields MTKQQQWWKKLLLKLAASIIFYTIIPLPYLHGLDFRGVARLAWLVGLIIGGILGLLDTGMDYLGMPVLTRSALVVSVWIAITGGLHLDGAMDTADGLAVGDPNRRLEVMTDSATGAFGAMAAIALVILKIAALTDMPENRWLLLMAACGWGRWGQQLAIARYPYLKPTGKGALHKQAIRSYKDLLPGLLLLFSLSGLVWLIDKQQLFLALTMIIAGSAIATLTGAWFNHKLGGHTGDTYGAVVEWTEALFLCVLTVF; encoded by the coding sequence ATGACGAAACAGCAACAGTGGTGGAAAAAGCTGCTGTTAAAGCTGGCAGCTAGTATTATATTTTACACAATTATCCCACTACCGTATTTGCACGGGTTAGATTTTCGGGGAGTGGCACGTCTTGCTTGGCTTGTAGGGTTGATAATTGGGGGGATTTTAGGATTACTGGATACGGGGATGGATTATCTGGGTATGCCAGTGTTAACCCGTAGTGCTTTAGTAGTCAGCGTTTGGATTGCCATAACTGGAGGACTGCACTTAGATGGGGCAATGGATACTGCCGATGGTTTGGCAGTGGGCGACCCAAATCGGCGGCTGGAAGTGATGACAGATAGTGCTACAGGTGCATTTGGGGCAATGGCAGCGATCGCCTTGGTGATACTGAAAATAGCAGCTTTGACGGATATGCCAGAAAATCGTTGGTTGTTGCTGATGGCTGCTTGTGGCTGGGGACGTTGGGGACAACAGCTAGCGATCGCCCGATATCCTTATCTGAAACCAACTGGTAAAGGTGCCCTTCACAAACAAGCCATTCGTTCTTACAAAGATTTGTTACCAGGATTGTTGTTGCTGTTTAGTTTGAGTGGTTTAGTTTGGTTGATAGATAAACAGCAGCTATTTCTCGCACTGACAATGATAATTGCTGGAAGTGCGATCGCTACTTTAACTGGTGCGTGGTTCAACCACAAATTAGGCGGACACACAGGAGATACCTACGGCGCAGTCGTTGAGTGGACTGAAGCCTTATTTCTCTGTGTATTGACTGTTTTTTAA
- the tgt gene encoding tRNA guanosine(34) transglycosylase Tgt codes for MSANFSFECLASCSQTKARAGVFFTPHGVVETPRFMPVGTLANVKTITPAQLRDTGAQMILSNTYHLHLQPGEAIVAGGGGLHKFMGWNGPMLTDSGGFQVFSLSEMRKITEEGVTFRSPHDGRIINLTPELSIEIQNTLGADVIMAFDECPPYPATRQEVETATERTYRWLERCITVHQRSDQALFGIVQGGVYLDLRCRAAEALAKLDLPGYAIGGVSVGEPPEMMAEIVKVTAPLLPPDKPRYLMGVGTYREMAIAIASGIDLFDCVIPTRWARHGTAIVQGGRWNLKNAKFREDFRPLDETCPCYTCQNFSRAYVSHLVRSQEILAYTLLSIHNITELIRFTQHIREAILSDRFVTEFGHWLNQERKDEGDEEDEGDGGVRGA; via the coding sequence ATGAGTGCGAATTTTTCCTTTGAATGTCTCGCAAGCTGTAGCCAAACCAAAGCTAGAGCAGGAGTGTTTTTCACTCCTCACGGTGTTGTGGAAACCCCCAGATTTATGCCAGTGGGAACGCTGGCGAATGTCAAAACTATCACCCCAGCGCAACTACGAGATACTGGGGCGCAAATGATCTTATCTAATACTTATCATCTTCACCTACAACCAGGGGAAGCGATCGTGGCTGGGGGTGGTGGGTTGCACAAGTTTATGGGTTGGAATGGCCCAATGCTCACAGATTCGGGTGGGTTTCAAGTCTTCAGCTTAAGCGAGATGCGGAAAATTACTGAAGAAGGTGTAACTTTCCGCTCACCCCATGATGGACGAATTATTAACTTGACACCAGAGCTATCCATTGAGATTCAAAATACTTTGGGGGCTGATGTGATCATGGCCTTTGATGAGTGTCCGCCTTACCCAGCGACTCGCCAAGAGGTTGAAACTGCAACTGAGCGCACTTATCGCTGGTTAGAACGCTGCATAACGGTTCATCAACGCAGTGATCAGGCGTTGTTTGGGATTGTGCAAGGGGGCGTATATTTGGATTTGCGTTGTCGTGCGGCTGAAGCTTTGGCTAAGTTAGATTTGCCCGGATATGCCATTGGTGGCGTGAGTGTGGGGGAACCGCCAGAAATGATGGCTGAGATTGTGAAAGTGACAGCACCGCTTTTACCGCCCGATAAGCCGCGTTATTTGATGGGTGTCGGTACTTATCGGGAAATGGCGATCGCGATCGCATCTGGGATAGATTTATTTGATTGCGTAATTCCCACCCGTTGGGCGAGACATGGTACAGCGATCGTGCAGGGCGGACGCTGGAATTTAAAAAATGCTAAGTTTCGTGAAGATTTTAGACCATTAGATGAAACTTGTCCTTGCTACACTTGCCAAAATTTTAGCCGTGCTTACGTATCTCATTTAGTGCGATCGCAGGAAATTTTAGCTTATACCTTGTTGAGCATTCACAACATTACCGAACTAATTCGCTTTACGCAGCATATTAGAGAAGCAATATTAAGCGATCGCTTTGTTACAGAATTTGGTCACTGGCTCAACCAAGAAAGGAAAGATGAGGGAGATGAGGAAGATGAGGGAGATGGGGGGGTAAGAGGGGCGTAA
- a CDS encoding photosystem II reaction center protein K, with protein sequence MEAALLLAKLPEAYQIFDPLVDVLPVIPVFFLLLAFVWQAAVGFR encoded by the coding sequence ATGGAAGCAGCACTTTTATTAGCAAAACTGCCTGAAGCTTACCAAATCTTTGATCCCTTGGTAGACGTTCTCCCAGTCATCCCCGTATTCTTCTTGTTGCTTGCTTTCGTTTGGCAAGCAGCTGTGGGATTTAGGTAA
- a CDS encoding 2Fe-2S iron-sulfur cluster-binding protein gives MGNIKFVKENKEVVAADGANLRLKAMQNDIDIYKFIGKMTNCGGSGQCGTCIVEIVEGLENLSPRTDVENRKFKKKPENYRLACQTLVNGSVSVVTKP, from the coding sequence ATGGGTAATATCAAATTCGTTAAAGAGAATAAAGAAGTAGTGGCGGCAGATGGTGCCAATCTCCGGCTCAAAGCGATGCAAAATGACATTGATATATATAAGTTCATTGGCAAGATGACCAATTGCGGTGGTAGTGGTCAGTGTGGTACTTGCATTGTCGAAATAGTCGAAGGACTAGAAAATCTTTCCCCCCGCACAGACGTAGAAAACCGTAAATTCAAAAAAAAGCCAGAAAATTACCGCCTTGCCTGTCAAACTTTAGTGAATGGCTCAGTCAGTGTAGTCACCAAGCCTTAA
- the psbM gene encoding photosystem II reaction center protein PsbM, whose product MQVNDLGFVASILFVLVPTVFLLILYIQTASREGGKDN is encoded by the coding sequence ATGCAAGTTAATGACCTGGGGTTCGTAGCGAGCATTTTGTTCGTACTAGTCCCCACTGTGTTTTTACTAATTCTTTACATCCAAACTGCTAGCCGCGAAGGTGGAAAAGATAATTAA
- a CDS encoding universal stress protein yields the protein MIRKILLAVSGLGHAEEMLKTLREIPSIESAKVTILHVVQAQNTAATMTTKWENGGKILANAIQTLNLDPSQVSSILREGDPKDVVCQVADEIDADLIVMGSRGLKRLQSILSNSVSQYVFQLSSRPMLLVKDDIYVKKIKRIMVAIDNSDSAKNCLKLALFLLRDIQGGELILANVATDLGGKKSEITEVSSDKNPVLAAAVAEAKNQGIQSRSYISSGKPGEEICRLAEELNIDLLLLGSPDRRPSIAKSFVDIDRLIGSSLSDYVRVNATCPVLLARTIA from the coding sequence ATGATAAGAAAAATTTTGCTGGCTGTATCGGGATTGGGACACGCAGAAGAAATGCTCAAAACCCTGAGAGAAATCCCATCTATTGAATCTGCAAAAGTGACAATTTTGCATGTTGTTCAGGCACAAAATACTGCTGCTACCATGACAACTAAATGGGAAAATGGTGGTAAAATTCTGGCGAATGCTATTCAAACTTTGAACTTAGATCCTAGCCAGGTTTCTTCAATTTTGCGCGAAGGCGACCCCAAAGATGTAGTTTGCCAAGTAGCTGATGAAATCGACGCTGACTTGATTGTTATGGGTTCACGCGGACTTAAACGGTTGCAATCCATTTTATCGAACTCAGTCAGTCAATATGTTTTCCAGCTATCTTCTCGCCCCATGTTGCTGGTAAAAGATGATATTTATGTCAAAAAAATTAAGCGCATTATGGTGGCAATAGACAACTCTGATTCCGCAAAAAACTGCTTGAAATTGGCACTGTTTTTACTGCGAGATATTCAGGGCGGCGAGTTAATTTTGGCAAATGTTGCCACAGATTTAGGCGGGAAAAAATCGGAAATAACTGAAGTTAGTTCAGATAAAAATCCAGTTTTGGCAGCCGCAGTTGCAGAAGCTAAAAACCAAGGTATCCAATCTCGTTCTTATATCAGCAGTGGCAAACCTGGTGAAGAAATTTGTCGGTTGGCAGAGGAGTTGAATATAGACTTACTATTGCTCGGTTCTCCAGATCGTCGTCCATCTATCGCTAAGAGTTTTGTTGATATAGACCGACTTATCGGATCTTCCTTATCTGACTATGTTCGAGTTAATGCCACTTGTCCGGTATTGTTGGCGCGGACGATCGCTTAA
- a CDS encoding alkaline phosphatase D family protein, which produces MELMDGGLLANRCRRRSFLLGAGFLTGLTIASQWHPVLANSRFSDYPFSLGVASGDPLPDSVVIWTRLAPNPLSGGGMPLVNVPVRWQVALDENMRRVVRRGTVLATPELAHSVHVDVRGLDPNRCYWYQFQAGREVSPIGRTRTAPAFYGSISQLNFAFVSCQDWQNGYYTAYRHLAEEDLDLVVHLGDYIYEYGPQPGGPRQHNSPEIITLDDYRDRHALYKTDLNLQAAHAAFPWIVTWDDHEVDNNYANLIPEDNQTQEAFKKRRANAYQAYYEHMPLRRFSLPNGPDMLLYRRFTFGNLAEFNVLDTRQYRTNQPCDDGLKPLCPEALDTNATMTGSEQEQWLRKGLDQSRSRWNVIAQQTMLGQYNFNSSPGAGVFNVDQWDGYVAARNRLLSFLNQRQPSNPVVITGDIHSSWVHDLKLDFNNPNSPTVGTEFVGTSITSDFPTQFIAPVQAALPNNPHTKFFDGAFRGYVRCKLTPQRWQSDYRVVSSIIDLNASVKTLASFVVQNGQPGAHLS; this is translated from the coding sequence ATGGAACTTATGGATGGCGGACTGCTAGCAAATCGGTGCAGACGGCGGAGTTTTTTGTTGGGTGCAGGATTCTTAACGGGGTTAACAATAGCCAGCCAATGGCATCCAGTATTGGCTAACTCCAGGTTTTCTGATTATCCCTTCAGTCTTGGTGTTGCATCTGGTGATCCTTTGCCGGATAGTGTTGTTATCTGGACACGACTGGCTCCAAATCCCCTCTCTGGAGGGGGAATGCCACTTGTAAATGTTCCAGTGCGGTGGCAAGTCGCCCTTGATGAAAACATGAGACGGGTTGTACGTCGAGGAACAGTACTGGCGACACCAGAGTTAGCGCACTCAGTCCACGTTGATGTCCGTGGACTAGACCCTAACCGTTGCTACTGGTATCAATTTCAAGCGGGTAGGGAAGTTAGCCCCATTGGACGGACTCGCACAGCACCAGCATTTTATGGCTCTATCTCACAACTGAATTTTGCTTTTGTCTCTTGTCAAGACTGGCAAAATGGCTACTATACGGCTTATCGGCATTTAGCTGAGGAAGACCTCGACCTTGTGGTTCATCTGGGTGATTATATTTACGAATACGGGCCACAACCTGGTGGGCCCCGTCAGCATAATAGTCCAGAAATCATTACTCTTGACGACTACCGCGATCGCCACGCCCTATACAAAACTGATTTGAATCTCCAAGCGGCTCATGCTGCTTTTCCGTGGATTGTCACTTGGGATGATCATGAAGTTGACAACAACTACGCCAACTTAATCCCCGAAGATAACCAAACCCAAGAAGCTTTTAAGAAACGTCGAGCTAACGCGTACCAGGCTTATTATGAACACATGCCTCTACGTCGGTTTTCATTGCCCAACGGCCCAGATATGCTGCTTTATCGACGGTTCACTTTCGGTAATTTAGCTGAGTTCAATGTCCTAGATACGAGGCAGTACCGCACTAACCAACCTTGTGATGACGGACTTAAGCCTCTCTGTCCTGAAGCTTTGGATACAAATGCTACCATGACTGGCTCAGAACAAGAGCAGTGGTTACGAAAAGGGTTAGATCAGTCGCGATCGCGCTGGAATGTGATTGCTCAACAGACTATGCTTGGCCAGTACAATTTTAATAGTAGTCCAGGTGCAGGTGTATTTAATGTCGATCAGTGGGACGGCTACGTGGCTGCACGTAATCGACTCTTGAGTTTTCTAAACCAGCGCCAACCTTCTAATCCAGTGGTGATTACTGGAGACATCCATTCTAGTTGGGTACATGACTTGAAGCTCGATTTTAATAACCCAAACTCACCGACGGTAGGCACTGAGTTCGTAGGAACCTCAATTACCTCTGACTTTCCCACCCAATTCATCGCACCAGTTCAAGCTGCCCTACCCAACAATCCCCATACTAAGTTTTTTGACGGTGCTTTCCGGGGATACGTGCGCTGCAAGCTTACCCCACAACGCTGGCAAAGTGACTACCGTGTTGTATCAAGCATCATTGATTTGAATGCCTCTGTCAAAACCTTAGCTTCTTTTGTAGTCCAAAACGGACAACCAGGAGCGCATCTAAGTTAA